A region from the Treponema pallidum subsp. pallidum str. Nichols genome encodes:
- a CDS encoding phosphoenolpyruvate--protein phosphotransferase, with protein MLRAMRTIPPITGIIASAGCAIGPVFCFDTLLPTRSRPGGSRLRPPSQEIARLRNALSYARASLQNLLDSVRAKASGDEPAPEYAVLSGQAEMLADAAFIATVEETLRSCSCDAETALRKAITHVTDALSATSDEYLRARAADIRDAFSGVFDALAHDTTPTAGSSLPTQGIGNSTPHSPWEPDFSAVPPGSIVVAAHVQPAHALRLHEANIAGLVTEGGSVTSHVAIMARAWSLPLLVSAQGCKDVAQYVLRVRQTARATDEALRALLDAESSGGKTDALGTLTVNPDVRALRTRMPHPFLTVKHTSTAEQSPPAACVLNAPLRTYSSDGIRFEVGANIVMPQEACAAAALGAAGIGLFRSEFLLFGSDRFPDEETQCSAYTRALQAMRGLPVVLRTFDLGADKLVPDPARMCALSDAAEPCAHTASERNPLLGLRGIRYCLAHPELLKVQLRAMLRAGACATCAEGTLRILIPMVSRVEEIHAVADLISEVADECARAHVSTPDRVALGIMIETPASALMAADFAPHVDFFSIGTNDLTQYVFAADRENEQVSSYADYFHPALLRLIQHVIHAHRHLRQRPGISFGEQGIGRVVMCGAMAEDETALFLLAGLGLRALSVPSSRIETLHTFLSRISVSDAEHCARAAVQLSDAQSVRTLIEEHLRTAGITLEKDEEEPSPPRSP; from the coding sequence ATGCTCAGAGCCATGCGCACCATTCCCCCTATCACCGGCATTATTGCCTCAGCAGGATGCGCCATCGGTCCAGTCTTTTGCTTCGATACCCTGCTACCTACCCGCTCCCGCCCTGGCGGATCCCGCCTGCGCCCCCCATCGCAGGAAATTGCCCGCTTGCGCAACGCACTTTCATATGCGCGCGCCTCGCTGCAGAACCTGCTCGATTCAGTGCGCGCAAAAGCATCCGGAGACGAGCCTGCACCCGAGTATGCCGTGCTCAGTGGCCAAGCAGAAATGCTGGCCGACGCGGCCTTCATAGCTACCGTAGAGGAAACGCTGCGCTCTTGTTCCTGCGATGCAGAAACTGCTTTGCGCAAGGCAATTACCCACGTGACAGATGCCCTCTCTGCTACCTCAGACGAGTACCTGCGTGCCCGGGCAGCCGATATCCGAGACGCGTTTAGCGGTGTCTTCGACGCACTTGCGCATGACACCACACCCACCGCAGGAAGCTCTTTGCCAACACAAGGGATTGGAAATAGCACCCCACACTCCCCCTGGGAGCCTGACTTTAGCGCCGTTCCCCCAGGATCCATCGTGGTTGCCGCTCACGTACAACCTGCGCACGCACTGCGCCTGCACGAGGCAAATATCGCTGGTTTGGTAACCGAAGGTGGCAGCGTAACAAGCCATGTCGCCATCATGGCGCGCGCGTGGAGTCTTCCCCTGCTCGTCAGTGCACAGGGATGTAAAGACGTTGCACAGTACGTGCTCCGTGTGCGGCAAACTGCTCGTGCCACCGATGAGGCGCTGCGCGCACTCCTCGATGCTGAAAGCAGTGGGGGAAAAACTGACGCTCTAGGAACCCTCACCGTAAATCCCGACGTGCGCGCGCTGCGCACGCGCATGCCTCACCCTTTCCTCACCGTCAAACACACCAGTACAGCTGAACAGAGTCCCCCGGCCGCCTGTGTGCTAAACGCACCGCTGCGCACTTACTCAAGTGACGGTATCCGTTTTGAAGTCGGGGCAAATATCGTTATGCCCCAGGAAGCGTGTGCAGCTGCTGCGCTCGGAGCAGCAGGCATCGGACTGTTCCGTTCGGAGTTCTTGCTATTCGGATCCGACCGCTTCCCAGATGAAGAGACGCAGTGCTCTGCCTACACGCGCGCGCTGCAGGCAATGAGAGGACTCCCCGTCGTGCTTCGAACGTTTGACCTTGGTGCAGACAAACTGGTGCCAGACCCTGCGCGAATGTGCGCACTCTCGGACGCTGCTGAACCGTGTGCACACACCGCTTCGGAGCGCAATCCTCTTTTAGGGTTACGAGGCATCCGCTACTGCCTCGCACATCCTGAGCTCCTGAAAGTGCAGCTTCGTGCAATGCTCCGCGCCGGAGCGTGCGCAACATGTGCAGAAGGGACGCTGCGCATTCTCATCCCCATGGTTTCACGGGTGGAAGAAATTCACGCCGTCGCCGACCTCATCTCTGAGGTAGCCGACGAGTGTGCCCGCGCGCACGTGAGTACACCCGATCGGGTAGCACTCGGCATTATGATCGAAACGCCCGCTTCGGCACTGATGGCAGCAGACTTCGCTCCCCACGTGGATTTTTTTTCCATAGGGACGAACGACTTAACCCAGTACGTGTTCGCCGCCGATCGAGAAAACGAACAGGTCAGCAGCTATGCCGATTACTTCCACCCGGCACTCCTCCGTCTTATCCAGCACGTAATACATGCGCACAGACATCTGCGGCAACGTCCCGGTATTTCTTTTGGAGAACAGGGAATCGGACGCGTGGTCATGTGCGGCGCCATGGCTGAAGATGAAACTGCGCTCTTTCTTCTGGCGGGGCTCGGCCTGCGAGCGTTGAGTGTGCCTTCTTCACGCATCGAGACGCTGCACACGTTCTTATCACGCATTTCAGTCTCTGATGCAGAGCACTGTGCACGTGCAGCCGTGCAGCTTTCAGATGCGCAGTCAGTCCGCACACTCATCGAAGAACATCTGCGCACCGCAGGTATTACGCTTGAGAAAGACGAGGAAGAACCCTCACCCCCTCGATCCCCATAG
- a CDS encoding ABC transporter permease, which yields MSNTHVQTLRWMCFMVRRLNSVRARSANAITSLFFILGIAFGALTLIVILSVMNGFQQGFIGTILQVSSAHVRVYGSVDAVKRAETLGGYQSFYPFIEAHALLQGNYYRQHGALVRAVPADIFHRDRLLARALPITSGSFNLSKKHSIVLGYELARHLSVRTGDQVDTLALSGSDTQKIMPGWNKLTVTGIFKSGYHEVDSTFAYIPLDMGTTLFGTTPDITAAVKLNNHERDDRYLFFLAQHIPDLKAESWREYNRAFFSALRIEKNVMILLVILIFMVVTVNIYHSMRRSIRTRKEEIAMLVSLGAPVSHVQILFIGNGIMIGFLGSLLGVLLGLLITIHVNEIIACIETAVNSAFFLFSLFSGTKTPSFSVFGTQYFYNVERIPVQIFFQEVLFVFLFGTGSASVATYLATRKILLLKPAEVLRDE from the coding sequence ATGAGTAACACCCACGTGCAAACGCTGCGGTGGATGTGTTTTATGGTGCGCAGATTAAATTCAGTGCGCGCGCGGAGTGCGAACGCGATTACCAGTCTTTTTTTTATATTAGGCATTGCCTTTGGGGCACTTACCTTAATTGTCATCCTTTCGGTTATGAACGGCTTCCAGCAGGGTTTTATTGGCACCATTTTACAGGTGAGTTCTGCACACGTTCGTGTATATGGCAGTGTTGACGCAGTAAAACGTGCAGAGACGTTAGGCGGCTATCAATCCTTTTATCCATTTATAGAAGCGCATGCCTTATTGCAAGGCAACTATTATCGGCAACACGGTGCGCTTGTGCGTGCAGTTCCTGCAGATATCTTCCATCGGGATAGGTTGCTGGCGCGTGCACTCCCGATAACATCCGGAAGTTTTAATTTGAGTAAAAAGCACTCCATTGTGCTCGGATATGAACTGGCGCGCCACCTTTCGGTACGTACCGGAGATCAGGTTGACACGCTTGCCCTGTCAGGAAGTGATACACAAAAGATAATGCCAGGCTGGAATAAACTTACGGTAACGGGCATTTTCAAATCGGGATACCACGAAGTAGATTCCACGTTTGCGTACATTCCTCTGGACATGGGCACCACTTTATTTGGTACGACGCCTGATATTACCGCGGCAGTCAAACTAAATAACCATGAGCGAGACGATCGCTACCTTTTCTTTCTTGCACAACACATTCCTGATCTCAAGGCAGAATCCTGGCGGGAGTACAACCGTGCTTTTTTTAGTGCGCTCCGCATAGAGAAGAACGTCATGATACTTCTTGTCATTTTGATTTTTATGGTGGTAACCGTAAACATTTATCACAGCATGCGCCGCTCTATTCGCACTCGAAAGGAAGAAATTGCTATGCTCGTTTCACTTGGCGCCCCTGTCAGTCACGTGCAGATTCTGTTCATCGGCAATGGCATTATGATTGGCTTTTTGGGCTCTCTCTTGGGGGTACTCCTGGGATTGCTCATTACTATCCACGTTAACGAAATAATTGCGTGCATTGAGACTGCTGTAAATTCTGCGTTTTTCCTGTTCTCCCTCTTCTCGGGAACGAAAACCCCTTCTTTCAGTGTGTTTGGTACGCAATATTTTTACAACGTGGAGCGTATTCCCGTGCAGATTTTCTTTCAGGAGGTACTGTTTGTATTTCTGTTTGGCACAGGTTCTGCGTCTGTTGCAACGTACCTTGCCACGCGTAAAATACTCCTGCTCAAGCCGGCTGAGGTGCTACGCGATGAATGA
- the prfB gene encoding peptide chain release factor 2 (programmed frameshift): MEIEEFGPQITALEARVQEVWGSLDVAAYEARIATLEAAAAAPDFWSERARAEALLAELKTLRATLEPWRALRRESADLRALYELAREAQDASLEPELSSLFSDISARFEEASLTRLLHEEVDRLDAFVTIHSGAGGVEACDWAQMLMRMYTRWAERRSFCVHIVDLLESEGGVKSVTLKICGSHAFGFLKGETGVHRLVRISPFDSAARRHTSFTSTYVFPVLDDHVEVHIRSEDMRVDTYRSGGAGGQHVNKTDSAVRITHLPTGIVVTCQNERSQISNRATALSLLRARLYAYERQKKQQEHQRFASEKKDISWGNQIRSYVFHPYTMVKDHRSKCETGNIHAVMDGALEPFIRSYLEFLCTSTQCVEPQ; the protein is encoded by the exons ATGGAAATCGAAGAATTTGGTCCACAAATCACCGCCCTCGAGGCGCGCGTGCAGGAAGTATGGGGGAGTCTT GACGTTGCCGCATACGAGGCGCGCATAGCAACGCTTGAGGCTGCTGCAGCAGCGCCTGACTTTTGGAGCGAACGCGCGCGTGCCGAAGCGCTGTTAGCGGAACTGAAAACGCTACGCGCAACGCTTGAGCCGTGGCGTGCGCTGCGCCGTGAGAGCGCAGATCTGCGCGCGTTGTACGAGCTTGCCCGCGAGGCGCAAGACGCATCGCTGGAGCCAGAACTTTCCTCCCTTTTTTCAGACATTTCTGCTCGTTTCGAAGAGGCATCGCTTACCCGTCTCCTGCACGAAGAGGTAGACCGCCTCGACGCGTTTGTTACCATCCACTCCGGCGCAGGAGGAGTGGAGGCCTGCGACTGGGCACAGATGCTCATGCGCATGTACACGCGCTGGGCAGAGCGGCGCAGCTTTTGCGTACACATAGTTGACTTACTTGAGTCAGAAGGGGGAGTAAAATCGGTGACGTTAAAAATTTGCGGGTCACACGCCTTTGGTTTTCTCAAGGGAGAAACGGGGGTACACCGGCTCGTGCGCATCAGTCCGTTTGACTCTGCCGCGCGCAGACATACCTCTTTTACCTCCACCTACGTCTTCCCCGTATTAGACGATCACGTTGAGGTGCACATACGGAGCGAAGACATGCGGGTAGATACCTACCGCTCAGGGGGAGCAGGCGGTCAACATGTCAATAAAACGGACTCTGCCGTGCGCATCACGCATCTGCCTACAGGGATAGTAGTCACCTGCCAGAACGAGCGCAGCCAAATCAGCAACCGTGCAACGGCGCTGAGCTTGTTACGCGCCCGCCTGTACGCCTATGAACGGCAAAAAAAACAGCAGGAACATCAACGGTTTGCTTCTGAAAAGAAGGATATTTCGTGGGGAAATCAGATTCGCTCGTACGTCTTTCATCCCTACACCATGGTTAAAGATCACCGCAGCAAGTGCGAAACGGGGAATATTCACGCAGTCATGGACGGAGCGTTAGAACCGTTCATCCGTTCCTACTTGGAGTTTCTGTGTACCAGTACCCAGTGTGTAGAACCACAGTGA
- a CDS encoding ABC transporter ATP-binding protein yields MNDPILSVEQVSKSFCCATERIQILSDVSFSVPRAVKVAITGESGCGKSTLLNIIGGMEHADSGIVRVLSCDVLTLHEHALTEYRRQFLGLVFQFHHLLRDFTALENVMLPGLIAGKSYREVRARAYELLEKVRVVQRAHHFPAQMSGGERQRTAVARALINDPTLILADEPTGNLDPKNALIVQDLLFSLTEEYQKTLLIVTHDPRIASMTDYRYQLQQGSLIRI; encoded by the coding sequence ATGAATGACCCAATTCTTTCTGTCGAACAAGTAAGTAAAAGCTTCTGCTGCGCAACAGAACGTATACAGATTTTGTCTGACGTATCATTTAGCGTGCCGCGTGCAGTGAAGGTTGCAATCACCGGAGAATCCGGCTGCGGTAAAAGTACCTTACTGAATATTATTGGAGGAATGGAACACGCTGATTCGGGGATCGTCAGAGTGCTTTCATGCGACGTACTCACTTTGCATGAGCACGCACTGACAGAATACCGCAGACAGTTTTTAGGATTAGTTTTTCAATTTCATCATCTACTGAGGGATTTTACTGCGCTTGAAAATGTCATGTTGCCTGGACTTATCGCAGGAAAAAGTTACCGTGAGGTGCGTGCACGCGCATACGAATTGCTAGAAAAAGTACGCGTAGTGCAGCGCGCCCATCATTTTCCTGCACAAATGTCAGGAGGAGAAAGACAGCGGACAGCAGTTGCGCGTGCACTGATCAATGATCCCACCCTAATTCTTGCGGACGAACCGACTGGCAATTTGGATCCCAAGAACGCTTTGATAGTGCAGGATCTGCTGTTCTCTCTGACAGAGGAATATCAAAAGACGTTACTCATTGTAACGCACGACCCACGTATTGCATCGATGACCGACTACCGTTACCAGCTACAGCAGGGAAGTTTGATACGCATATGA
- a CDS encoding peptide ABC transporter substrate-binding protein, which yields MRRMRLSRRGILTVVGTLLLLPLFPSEKKKTHAPLPRSERKEFVVSFSPYRPVLHPHVASRVDEAQLLTALYEGLVTYDPYDLHPIPALAQHWSVSTDGLTWTFYLRDQIFFQNGDPITAETFQQSWLNLLNPEWNVPYASFLDAVEGARAYRSGTTADSHTVGILVEGSDKKTLVVKLAYPAGHFIQMLCHHAFAAVHPTQLASVGTLHARTASASAHKPFHPIASGPFELQQMQADRVVLRVNTRYWDRDALALHAIVALIAQDPAARDAGFNDGSIHWISGALEHSSLQDAATLQIVPLLATEYLCFKTAHEPTCNATLRKALLLATPVEELTARYLFPARTLVTPFTGYPVPPVVHEYNPARARALLAEAKIGGKTARTPLKILVSDTEACRALALELQKAWTALALAVEIWAVRPETYREYVQDEKYHVRIVSWVADFADPMAFLELFRKGSKTHSTGWTHEEFEALLTRAGAEPHVLRRWELLAQAERILLQEAVVLPLSRLHALHAVQRRTVRGWYANVLDVHPFKFISLQEEIKVNLDS from the coding sequence GTGCGTAGAATGCGGCTCTCGCGCCGCGGCATTCTCACGGTAGTAGGTACCCTTCTTCTCCTACCTCTCTTTCCTTCCGAAAAAAAAAAGACTCACGCGCCGCTCCCTCGATCTGAAAGAAAAGAGTTTGTGGTGTCCTTTTCTCCGTATAGGCCTGTGCTACACCCGCACGTGGCATCGCGCGTGGACGAAGCACAGCTGCTCACAGCCCTATATGAGGGACTTGTCACCTATGATCCGTACGATCTCCACCCAATCCCGGCGCTCGCACAACACTGGTCGGTAAGCACCGATGGGTTGACGTGGACGTTCTATTTACGAGATCAGATTTTCTTTCAAAACGGCGACCCTATCACTGCAGAGACGTTCCAGCAATCCTGGCTCAATTTGTTAAATCCTGAATGGAATGTGCCGTATGCGTCTTTTTTGGATGCAGTTGAGGGGGCACGTGCGTACCGCAGCGGCACTACGGCTGACTCTCACACGGTTGGGATTCTCGTAGAGGGGTCAGACAAAAAGACACTCGTGGTCAAGCTCGCGTACCCAGCAGGACACTTCATTCAGATGCTCTGTCACCACGCATTTGCCGCAGTCCACCCCACCCAACTGGCAAGCGTCGGCACGCTGCACGCGCGTACGGCAAGCGCCTCAGCACACAAGCCGTTCCATCCTATCGCAAGCGGTCCTTTTGAATTACAACAAATGCAAGCAGATCGCGTGGTGTTGCGTGTTAACACCCGCTACTGGGACAGGGACGCGCTTGCCCTCCACGCCATCGTGGCGCTCATTGCACAAGACCCTGCAGCGCGCGATGCGGGGTTTAACGATGGGAGCATCCATTGGATTAGTGGAGCGCTGGAGCACAGTTCTTTGCAGGATGCAGCTACACTTCAGATCGTACCGCTTCTGGCAACAGAGTATCTGTGTTTTAAAACGGCACATGAGCCGACGTGCAACGCCACGCTGCGCAAGGCACTGCTTTTAGCTACTCCGGTGGAGGAGCTTACCGCGCGCTATTTATTTCCCGCACGAACGCTCGTAACTCCGTTTACCGGCTACCCGGTACCGCCTGTAGTACATGAATACAATCCTGCGCGCGCACGCGCGCTTTTAGCAGAAGCGAAGATAGGTGGGAAGACAGCCCGTACTCCTCTTAAAATTCTCGTTTCCGACACCGAGGCGTGCCGGGCACTCGCACTTGAACTTCAGAAGGCCTGGACAGCCCTCGCACTTGCAGTGGAAATCTGGGCAGTGCGGCCTGAAACGTACCGGGAATATGTGCAGGATGAAAAATACCACGTGAGAATCGTGTCTTGGGTTGCGGACTTTGCAGATCCGATGGCGTTTCTGGAGCTGTTTAGAAAGGGATCAAAGACACACTCAACCGGATGGACCCATGAGGAATTTGAGGCACTGCTGACACGCGCAGGAGCAGAACCGCACGTGCTTCGTCGTTGGGAACTTCTTGCGCAGGCAGAACGTATCCTCTTACAGGAAGCAGTTGTGCTTCCGCTTTCGCGTTTGCATGCACTGCACGCGGTACAGCGGCGCACGGTGCGCGGCTGGTATGCAAATGTGCTCGATGTGCATCCATTTAAGTTTATCTCGTTACAAGAAGAAATAAAGGTCAACCTAGACTCATAG
- the ftsY gene encoding signal recognition particle-docking protein FtsY: MGLGNLAQKIRRLLGGQAPLDETFFSALEELLIEGDLSLSTAESFCTQLRNAARTRSVHTEDALRTLFAEIMESCVRVTHLAPNPNQCSLYLLLGVNGSGKTTSAAKLAAYYQTQKVHPILFAAADTFRAAAAEQLAHHGAQLGVRVIAHPGGKDPAAVVFDAGEALRAQKRGLLLVDTAGRLHNKTHLIAELQKIDRIAQTKVSADAYRKILVLDATTGQNAFRQAQTFHEAIGVDALLLAKCDTRARGGAVFSIMQELGIPLAFLGWGERYTDLVEANAREFVSSFLHGER; the protein is encoded by the coding sequence GTGGGTTTAGGAAACCTAGCACAGAAAATACGACGCCTGCTCGGTGGACAGGCGCCTCTGGACGAAACGTTTTTTAGCGCGCTTGAAGAGCTGCTCATCGAAGGCGACCTGAGTCTTTCGACGGCAGAGAGCTTTTGCACACAGCTTCGAAACGCCGCGCGCACACGTTCTGTACATACGGAAGACGCACTGCGCACGCTCTTTGCGGAAATTATGGAATCGTGCGTACGCGTTACCCATCTTGCACCAAATCCGAACCAGTGCTCACTGTATCTCCTACTTGGGGTTAACGGGAGCGGGAAGACCACTTCTGCTGCAAAGCTTGCAGCGTACTATCAGACCCAGAAGGTGCATCCGATACTGTTTGCCGCCGCAGATACGTTCCGCGCAGCAGCGGCAGAACAACTCGCACACCACGGTGCACAGCTAGGCGTGCGCGTCATTGCGCACCCGGGGGGAAAAGATCCTGCTGCAGTGGTATTTGACGCAGGAGAAGCCTTGCGCGCGCAAAAGCGCGGTCTTTTACTCGTTGACACCGCAGGGCGACTGCACAATAAGACGCACCTCATAGCGGAGCTGCAAAAGATCGACCGTATTGCGCAGACAAAGGTGAGCGCAGATGCATACCGCAAGATATTGGTATTAGATGCCACCACCGGTCAAAATGCATTTCGTCAAGCGCAAACGTTTCACGAAGCTATTGGCGTGGATGCACTGCTCCTTGCAAAATGCGACACACGCGCACGAGGGGGAGCAGTTTTTTCCATCATGCAAGAGTTAGGTATTCCATTAGCCTTTTTAGGGTGGGGGGAGCGCTATACAGACTTGGTTGAAGCGAACGCGCGCGAGTTTGTTTCCTCGTTCCTGCACGGAGAACGATGA
- a CDS encoding ABC transporter permease — protein MKQRCAAVNLIRVIFMCALRCAGVCAGYGHTPSLHGDAHHVLPTPVPFLSGTPVAGKRRSFLRKSFFCAALGIGISIIPLIVVLVVSDGMIEGITTRMIELGSGHLQFIDILPLAPNETATQRYEDAQRIFNAFMAQDFGPYCHSRWMHLQGDGIVIGKTGRAGGNIRAVPPDFFSSERGLRPFLTVEGSLELVDRPQGVHTLILGKRIAERIGVRCGDTCQILTLVQGGTGRAVPKMVRAVVGGIVSCGYQELDALWVFIPLTLGMKILSPASALLSFVVKTADAFDAKAMTRFIEQVHEQLPSHFSAYTWQDMNRSQFHSFRTSRKLLLFIMYLIVLVASVHISSVLVVLMTERRKEIAMLKAMGAPPHVIALIFLSAGLLTALYGLLIGLPLGMWCAIHVNEMFLFAEQMLNSWRTAIHAIGQLFLRTSAHVPVTPIHLLDPAHYLERIPIVLSVHALCGVAGGTLCLSLAVCIIPALRAGRVRPLDLMRKV, from the coding sequence ATGAAACAAAGGTGCGCCGCGGTGAATCTGATTCGAGTTATTTTCATGTGTGCATTACGTTGCGCAGGAGTGTGCGCAGGATATGGGCACACCCCATCTCTACACGGTGATGCGCACCACGTACTGCCTACGCCAGTACCTTTTCTATCAGGTACTCCGGTAGCAGGAAAACGACGTTCCTTTTTGCGCAAAAGTTTTTTCTGTGCCGCGCTCGGCATCGGGATTAGCATCATCCCACTCATTGTTGTCCTTGTGGTGTCTGATGGAATGATTGAAGGGATCACCACACGGATGATTGAACTCGGATCGGGTCACCTCCAGTTTATCGATATACTGCCGCTTGCTCCCAATGAAACGGCAACGCAACGATATGAAGACGCGCAGCGCATATTTAATGCATTTATGGCGCAGGACTTTGGCCCATACTGTCACTCACGATGGATGCACCTTCAGGGAGATGGTATTGTAATCGGAAAAACAGGGCGTGCAGGGGGGAATATCCGCGCAGTTCCCCCTGATTTTTTTTCTAGTGAGCGTGGACTTCGTCCATTTTTAACCGTCGAAGGTTCACTTGAACTGGTAGATAGGCCGCAGGGAGTACACACGTTAATATTGGGAAAACGCATCGCTGAGCGCATTGGGGTGCGCTGTGGGGACACGTGCCAGATACTCACCCTCGTGCAAGGAGGGACAGGTCGTGCGGTCCCCAAAATGGTGCGCGCGGTGGTAGGAGGTATTGTTTCTTGCGGATATCAGGAGCTTGATGCGTTGTGGGTATTTATCCCCCTCACGCTGGGAATGAAAATTCTCTCCCCCGCATCTGCGCTACTTTCTTTTGTGGTAAAAACTGCCGACGCGTTTGACGCTAAGGCGATGACTCGTTTTATTGAGCAAGTACACGAACAATTACCGAGCCATTTTAGTGCGTACACGTGGCAAGACATGAATCGATCGCAATTTCATTCTTTCCGAACATCACGAAAGTTATTGTTATTCATTATGTATTTGATAGTGCTAGTAGCGTCAGTGCACATCTCTTCGGTACTGGTGGTGCTAATGACAGAACGGCGTAAAGAAATTGCGATGTTAAAAGCGATGGGCGCTCCTCCCCATGTTATTGCTTTGATCTTTTTGAGTGCAGGGTTGCTCACGGCGTTGTACGGTTTGCTTATTGGTTTGCCGCTTGGTATGTGGTGCGCGATTCACGTAAACGAAATGTTTCTTTTCGCAGAACAGATGCTAAATAGCTGGCGCACAGCGATACACGCCATAGGGCAACTCTTTTTGCGCACGAGTGCGCACGTGCCGGTGACACCCATTCATCTGTTAGATCCTGCTCACTACCTGGAACGCATTCCCATCGTGTTGTCGGTGCACGCGCTCTGTGGCGTTGCAGGAGGCACGCTATGCCTATCGTTGGCGGTATGCATCATTCCTGCGCTCCGTGCGGGCCGCGTGCGTCCCCTTGACCTCATGCGCAAGGTGTGA